From the genome of Bacteroidota bacterium, one region includes:
- a CDS encoding cytidine/deoxycytidylate deaminase family protein, with the protein MDEKKYIRPSWDEYFLEISRTVATRATCNRGRSGCVIVRNRQILVTGYVGSPMGLPHCDDVGHQMKKVVHEDGSVTQHCVRTVHAEQNAITQAARLGVAIEGATLYCKMTPCRTCAMLIINCGIKRVVCEKKYHAGAESEEMFKQVGVELEFVDEEVVKYKNQ; encoded by the coding sequence ATGGATGAAAAAAAGTATATCAGACCATCTTGGGATGAATATTTTCTTGAAATATCAAGAACCGTTGCTACTCGTGCTACTTGCAATAGGGGCAGAAGCGGATGTGTGATTGTAAGAAATAGACAAATTCTTGTAACAGGATATGTTGGCTCTCCTATGGGTTTGCCACATTGTGATGACGTTGGTCATCAAATGAAAAAAGTTGTTCATGAAGATGGTTCAGTTACTCAGCATTGTGTACGTACTGTTCATGCTGAACAAAATGCTATTACTCAGGCTGCAAGACTTGGAGTGGCAATTGAAGGAGCAACTTTATATTGTAAAATGACACCTTGCCGTACTTGTGCTATGCTAATTATAAATTGTGGAATAAAAAGAGTGGTGTGTGAAAAGAAATATCATGCAGGAGCCGAATCGGAAGAAATGTTTAAGCAAGTAGGAGTGGAACTTGAGTTTGTTGATGAGGAAGTTGTGAAGTATAAGAATCAATGA